GGCTGGCTTCGTGTTGCATGGCGATTGGCGCTGACGCCGGAACGCCATGCCAGCTGTGGATTATGCTGTGTCGGAAGCGAGCGCATGAGACTGGCGTCGTCAGCCGCGTACTCTCAGGGTTCAGGGATTTTCATCTGAATGACGTCGATTCGGCACCTTAACGCTTTGCCAGGGATGCATCGACTTCTGCCCGCAAGATCGAGCTAGAGGGTCCAAGGGCAGGGCTACAAGGTAGACTGCCCCGATCTTTAAGCCAAATCGGCTGGTCTAGCCGAGGTGTTTGACGAGCGGCCGCGGCAATCTGAGGTGCCTTCACCCTCGCAGCTCTGCCGAGGGTGAAGTAGATGGGTCTTGTCCTGCGAATGCGTTAGTGCCGCATGCTGGACCGCGTCTCGCGTGTTCAGATCAGCTCGGGCGCAGCAGTGGCAGCTCTTCATGAACGCCGGCCAACACAGACGCCGGATTGACGCCGAGCCAGTTGGAGAGGAGCGTGGCGTAAATACGCCGGAAGTCCACACCCGTGCGGAGGTCGCCGTCTTGGAGGTCAGGCAGGTCGGGCGCGGCGCACAACAATCCACCGGCGACACTGGGGCCGGCCAAGAATACCGGGCCGGCTGTGCCGTGGTCGGTCCCCTGGGAGTCGTTCTCTTTGACTCGGCGACCAAACTCGCTGAACGCCACAACGACCGTTCGATCATCGAGTCCCGCCGACTTCAGATCGTCCAGGAATGCCTTGAGGGCGTTAGAGAATTCCCCCAGCAATCGCGAGTGTGTGAAGAGCTGCGATGAATGCGTGTCGTACCCCGATTGCGCGGTGTAGTAGACGCGGGCCTGCGATCCACTCTTCAGCAATTGCGAGACAAGTTTCAGCCGCATCCCCAGGCCCGTGCTAGGGTAGCCGTGCCCCACCTCTGCGGTTCTAGTTTGCTGCCTGTCAAACTCTTGGGAAGCGGCTACGGCGGAGAGCGTTTGCCGCGAGACGAAGGCCGAGAGCGAAGCGTCCGGCCCTTGCGCTTGTACGTCCTGAAACGCAGGGGCCAGCATCAGTCGGAGGTCCTCCTCTCGCGACAGTGCCGTGGCCTGAGAGCGACGGCCCCAGAGCGCAACAGGGGTTTCTTGATCCCCGACGTAGATTGCCCCCGGCGCCGATGCGTCGGTGTGCTCGTTGGCGTCGAGTGCTCGGCCTAGCCACCCGTAGCCGTCGTGGTCGGCGTCGTCGAAGCTGGCGGTCTGCCAGATCTTCATGCTGCGGAAGTGCGAGCGGTCGGGGTTGGGGTAGCCTACACCCTGCACGATCGCTAGGCGCCCCTCGTCGAACAGCTCTTTGGCGGCCCGCATGCTGGGGTGCAAACCGGTGTGGTCGTCGAGCTTGTGGAGCTTGTCGGCATCCAGGCGGAGCTTGTTGCGCGACCGGCCGTAGCCGTCGTCGCCGTACGGGACGACCGTGTTCAGGCCGTCGTTGCCGCCGTCGAGTTGGATGACCACAAGCGACTTGGCGTCGGCCTCGGCGCCGGCGGCGAACGCTGAGCGGGTGAAAGCGTACGGCAACATTGGGGCGAACGATACGACCGAGCTAGTCTGTAAGAACCGGCGACGAGAGAGCATGGGGACTCCTTTGGTTCAAGCCAGCGAGTGTTCGGGACTCGCTAGCAACAGGGCCAGGGCATTCGACAGTGGGGCGTCCGACGACTTGGCGGCTTCCGCAACCCGGGCGGCGACGCTGTTCGCGTTCTCGCCCCAGAGCAGCTTGGCGAGCCACGCGACGCCCTCTTGGAGGCTGTCAGGCTGGCCGTTTCGGCGGAGCAGATCTTCGATGTCAGGCTCACGGGCGGGCCGCCACGCCCGACCACCGGTCAGGGAGTCGGCGAAATTCGCGCGGGCGACAACTGTGCGGGTGGCGAGCCAGGCTCGCCCTTCGCTCCAGCCCCCCACGTTGGGCGGGTAGAACAGGTCCTGCCCCATCCTTGAGGCCCACTCCGCCAGCACCAGCGTGCTGGGGGGCGGGGCGCAGAGCTCAAGGGCCCGCACCGCGCCGACGATGTACTCGGATGGTCCTAACACCCGCGAACGCATGTTCTCGTCCGAGAAGAACAATCGTGATCGCAAGATAGTCTCGACGGCCCAGCCGACGTCCAGGTTGCGTGCGGCAAGCCCGTCTGCGAGCTCTTCCACAGCCGCTTGGGAACCGACGTTCTCTCCCAGAAAGGCCTGGCAGAGGCGCCGCGCGAGCCGCTTGGCGGTTGCCGGGTGGTTCAGGAGGCGTTCGAGTAACTCGTCGCCTGAGAGCGGTCCACGGTCACCGAGCAGGTCGATCTCGCCGGCGTCGTGCCGCGCCTCGCGGAAGGCGAACCTGCCGCCCGCGACCGTCCAGCCGGTCAGCGCACGGGCGGCGGCTTTGACA
This genomic interval from Posidoniimonas corsicana contains the following:
- a CDS encoding DUF1800 domain-containing protein; amino-acid sequence: MPANDQNVWAPYTPDESTPWNLQRVVHLHRRAAFAAPWGVLQRDLATGPQGAVDLLFEGGESTDFESMAETIGNAAMASGSPARLKAWWVYRMLMSPDPLGERLTLVWHNHFATSNRKVQDLTLMREQNDLLRSHARAPFGQLLASVVKHPAMLVWLDADSNRKGHPNENLARELLELFTLGVGNYTEQDVKAAARALTGWTVAGGRFAFREARHDAGEIDLLGDRGPLSGDELLERLLNHPATAKRLARRLCQAFLGENVGSQAAVEELADGLAARNLDVGWAVETILRSRLFFSDENMRSRVLGPSEYIVGAVRALELCAPPPSTLVLAEWASRMGQDLFYPPNVGGWSEGRAWLATRTVVARANFADSLTGGRAWRPAREPDIEDLLRRNGQPDSLQEGVAWLAKLLWGENANSVAARVAEAAKSSDAPLSNALALLLASPEHSLA
- a CDS encoding DUF1501 domain-containing protein codes for the protein MLPYAFTRSAFAAGAEADAKSLVVIQLDGGNDGLNTVVPYGDDGYGRSRNKLRLDADKLHKLDDHTGLHPSMRAAKELFDEGRLAIVQGVGYPNPDRSHFRSMKIWQTASFDDADHDGYGWLGRALDANEHTDASAPGAIYVGDQETPVALWGRRSQATALSREEDLRLMLAPAFQDVQAQGPDASLSAFVSRQTLSAVAASQEFDRQQTRTAEVGHGYPSTGLGMRLKLVSQLLKSGSQARVYYTAQSGYDTHSSQLFTHSRLLGEFSNALKAFLDDLKSAGLDDRTVVVAFSEFGRRVKENDSQGTDHGTAGPVFLAGPSVAGGLLCAAPDLPDLQDGDLRTGVDFRRIYATLLSNWLGVNPASVLAGVHEELPLLRPS